From Uloborus diversus isolate 005 chromosome 8, Udiv.v.3.1, whole genome shotgun sequence, a single genomic window includes:
- the LOC129228391 gene encoding zinc finger protein 260-like, translated as MTAPNFLSVGYSCIREAGLGVWTEKCLPQGIVFGPYEGDIIRKRFEAKQSGYAWEIRKGGRTDHFIEGRNQKFSNWLRYVNCANVEEKQNLVAFQYRKQVYYRTYKPVLEYTELFVWYGDSYGRELVEQFKKKVALCMEDGQRELTGVECAIKNPLSSSPKVMEQNNQQMKPDKRHRCSHCAYSTDRADSLRRHLLVHDSVKKSHNGETPFKCDICGKEFKEGRNLRRHERIHSEDKPHLCSECGKKFHERRSLVRHIQTHTGQRPYKCIHCPYRSSRSTRLREHVIINHTKDYPHVCEECGKGFTRTGEMHKHKIKEHSDSAKNSLASRELPGVECDICHSVCSSTEMMEMHRKSHSHMKQEKSPCTNSTDIADRMEDHPSSHDGVKSHKCSECGLPFTQNHSLVCHIRTHLENKPLFTDELPRVESHTCDACGKEFTRKDNLIQHVCTHTGERPFRCNMCGKAFIEKRSLRRHEVIHTGEKPFRCDACGMAFTQKRNLRRHEVIHTGEKKFRCDACGKAFTEKRGLSRHEMVHTGEKPFRCDKCGMAFTEKRSLRRHEMIHTGERPFRCDACGKSFTDKRGLSRHEMIHTGEKPFRCDTCGMAFTEKRGLSRHGKIHTGEKAFRCDTCGKDFTGKGDLTRHLRIHSAQKSYRCTQCTYESSYSSSLRLHIIACHTKNYPHVCEECGKGFTKPGKMNEHKSKEHTNVKKIETTVSQSQ; from the exons ATTCGCAAAGGCGGTCGGACCGATCACTTCATCGAAGGAAGAAATCAGAAGTTTTCGAATTGGCTTCGATACGTGAACTGCGCCAACGTGGAGGAGAAACAGAACCTGGTGGCTTTCCAGTACCGCAAACAAGTGTACTACAGGACATACAAGCCCGTTCTCGAGTATACAGAGCTGTTCGTTTGGTACGGAGATTCCTATGGGCGTGAACTTGTTGAGCAATTCAAGAAAAAAGTGGCTTTGTGCATGGAAGATGGACAAA GGGAACTGACCGGAGTGGAGTGCGCCATCAAAAATCCTCTATCCTCTTCCCCCAAAGTAATGGAGCAGAATAATCAGCAGATGAAGCCGGACAAGAGGCATCGCTGCTCCCACTGCGCTTACTCCACTGACAGAGCTGATAGTTTGAGACGCCATCTGCTCGTCCACGATAGTGTGAAGAAGTCTCACAACGGAGAGACGCCGTTCAAGTGTGATATATGCGGGAAGGAATTCAAGGAAGGAAGAAATCTCCGCCGGCACGAGAGAATCCACAGCGAAGACAAGCCCCACTTATGTTCAGAATGTGGAAAGAAGTTCCATGAACGCCGTTCTCTCGTTCGACATATCCAAACCCACACGGGGCAGAGACCCTACAAGTGTATACACTGCCCGTACAGATCCTCTCGATCAACCAGGCTTCGAGAACACGTCATCATCAATCACACGAAGGACTATCCTCACGTGTGCGAAGAATGCGGCAAAGGGTTCACGAGAACTGGGGAAATGCATAAACACAAGATAAAGGAACATTCAGATTCTGCAAAGAATTCTCTTGCCTCACGGGAATTGCCCGGAGTGGAGTGCGACATTTGCCACTCTGTCTGCTCCTCTACCGAGATGATGGAGATGCATCGGAAGAGTCATTCGCACATGAAACAGGAAAAGAGTCCCTGCACTAACTCCACTGACATTGCTGATCGGATGGAAGACCATCCGTCCTCCCACGATGGAGTGAAGTCTCACAAGTGCTCCGAGTGCGGATTGCCTTTTACCCAGAACCATTCTCTTGTCTGCCACATCCGCACGCATTTGGAAAACAAGCCTCTCTTCACCGATGAACTACCTCGAGTGGAGTCTCACACGTGCGATGCGTGCGGAAAGGAGTTCACTCGGAAAGATAATCTCATACAACACGTCTGCACTCACACCGGAGAAAGGCCGTTTCGGTGCAATATGTGCGGTAAGGCATTCATAGAAAAACGCAGTCTTCGCAGGCACGAGGTAATCCACACTGGAGAGAAGCCGTTTCGGTGCGATGCGTGCGGTATGGCATTTACACAAAAACGCAATCTGCGCAGGCACGAGGTGATCCACACCGGAGAGAAGAAGTTTCGGTGCGATGCGTGCGGTAAGGCATTCACAGAAAAACGCGGTCTTAGTAGGCACGAGATGGTCCACACTGGAGAGAAGCCGTTTCGGTGTGATAAATGTGGTATGGCATTCACAGAAAAACGCAGTCTTCGCAGGCACGAAATGATCCACACTGGAGAGAGGCCGTTTCGGTGCGATGCGTGCGGTAAATCATTCACAGACAAACGCGGTCTTAGTAGGCACGAGATGATCCACACTGGAGAGAAGCCGTTTCGGTGTGATACATGTGGTATGGCATTCACAGAAAAACGCGGTCTTAGTAGGCACGGGAAGATCCACACTGGAGAGAAAGCGTTTCGGTGTGATACATGCGGCAAGGACTTCACAGGAAAAGGCGATCTCACCCGTCATCTCCGAATCCACTCTGCACAGAAATCCTACAGATGCACTCAATGCACTTACGAGAGTTCATATTCATCATCTTTGCGGTTACACATCATTGCCTGTCACACGAAAAACTATCCACACGTGTGCGAAGAATGCGGAAAAGGATTCACGAAACCTGGAAAAATGAACGAGCACAAGAGTAAAGAACATACCaacgttaaaaaaattgaaacaactgtTTCACAAAGCCAATAA